The stretch of DNA CGTGGGGGACAGCGACTGGAGGAACCGCGCCGAAGGCCTGCGTGGCGTTCGACACCATGGGAGGTGCCGGGCTCGCGGCGCCATGACCCGGGGCCGGAGTCCCCGAAACGGGAGCGACCGCGCCGAACGTCTGCGTCGTGTTCGGCACGACGCCGCCACCCGCCCCCACCGCGCCGAACGTCTGCGTCGTGTTCGGCGCGACGCCGCCCGCGCTTGCCGCGCCGAACGTCTGCGTCGTGTTCGGCACGACACCACCCGCGCTTGCGGCGCCGAACATCTGCGTCGTGTTAGCCGTGGGCGCGGGCGTCGACGCCGCCGCGCCGAACGTCTGCGTCGCGTTCGAGACCGCGCCACCACCAGTGGCTACCGCACCGAACGTCTGCGTCGCATTCGAGACCGCGCCACCACCGGTGGCTACCGCGCCGAACGTCTGCGTCGTGTTCGGCGCGACGCCGCCCGCGCTTGCCGCGCCGAACGTCTGCGTCGTGTTCGGCACGGGCGCGGGCGTCGACGCCGTCGCGCCGAAGATCTGCGTCCGCATCATGCTCGACTGCGGCGCGCCGGTGCCCTGTGACGCGGCGGGCTGCGAGGTGACCGGCGCGACGGTCCGCGGCGCCTCTCCGTTGGGAGTGGCCAGGAAGACGTGCCCACAGCGCGTGCACTGCACCGGCGCTCCCCCAGGAGGCAGCAACCGAGGGTCGAGGACATACTGCATCGAGCACTGAGGGCAGGCGATCTGCACGTCAGGTGCTTACCACACACCCCCGGCGTCCGGAGACGACCCCAACACGGTGGCTGCCTGGAGGGTCTTCAACTTGGCAGCACCCACCCCCGCCACCGCGTCCACCTGCTCCCAGGTCGAGAAGCCGCCCGCCGCGTCCCGCGCCTCGACGAGACGCCGCGCCAACGAGGGCCCCACGCCCGACAAGAGGGCGAGCTCCTTCTCCGTCGCGACGTTGAGGTCCAGCCGGTGCCCCAACGCCAGGGCCTGCGCACCGGTCGGCGCCACGCCTTCACCACAGGTGGCCACCCCCTCCGAATCCAGCCGCACCGCCTCCGGAGGACAGTCCAACGCGGGCGCGGCGTCCGGCCACCGCCAGCGCGCCACCGCCCCCAGACCCATCACCCCCAGCGCGACGACTGCGAGCGCGGCCGTGCGCCCCGCCACCGCGTCAGACCTTCTCGCCCTTGAGCGCCGCGGCCTCGGACACGGTCGCCGCCCCCTCGGGAGGCAGCGGCTGGTCCAGGCCGAACGCCGTGTGCAACGCGCGCACCGCCAGCTCCGTGTACTTGGAGTGCACCAGGCACGAGACCTTGATCTCCGACGTGGAGATGATCTGGATGTTGATGCCCTCGGCCGACAGCGCCATGAACATCCGCGCCGCCACGCCCGAGTGGTTGCGCATGCCCACCCCGACGATGGAGACCTTGGCGACGTTGTCGTCCGTCTCGATGCCCGTCGCCTGGATGTCGCGCGCCACCTGGCGCACCACCTCCTGCGCCTTGAGGAAGTCCGTCTTGCCCACCGTGAACGTCAGGTCCGTCCGCCCGTCCCGCGAGGGGTTCTGGACGATGAGGTCCACCACGATGTGCTTCTCGTCGAGCGGGCCGAAGATCTTCGCCGCGATGCCCGGCACGTCCGGTACCCCGCAGACGGTGATCTTCGCCTCGTTCCGGTCGTAGGCCACTCCGCGGACCAGCACGTCCTCCATGGACTTGTCCTCCTCACACACGAGGGTGCCGGGATCGCTGGTGAAGGACGACTTCACCCAGAGCGGCACCTTGTACTTCATGGCGAATTCGACGGAGCGGATCTGCAGCACCTTCGCGCCCACGCTCGCCAGCTCCAGCATCTCCTCGTAGGTGATGCGGTCCAGCTTGCGCGCGGCGGGGACCATGTTGGGGTCCGTCGTGTAGACGCCGTCGACGTCCGTATAGATTTCACACGCATCCGCCTGGAGCGCCGCGGCCACCGCCACCGCGGTCGTATCCGAACCGCCACGGCCCAGCGTGGTGACGCTGCCCTCGTCGTCCACGCCCTGGAAGCCCGCCACCACCACGATGTGGCCCCGGGCCAGCGCCGCGCGGATGGGCTGCGCGTCGATGCTCTTGATGCGCGCCTTGGAGAAGGTGCTGTCGGTGACGATGCGCACCTGGTGCCCCAGGAAGCTCGTCGCCTTGCCGCCCTGGGCCTGGATGGCCATGGCCACCAGCCCGATGGAGACCTGCTCGCCCGTGGCGACCACGACGTCCTGCTCGCGCTCGTCCGGCCGGTCGGTGATCTGCGCCACGAGCTTGAGCAGCCGGTTGGTCTCTCCCGACATCGCGGAGACCACGACCACCACGTCATTGCCCGCACGCTGGGCGGCCAGGCAACGCCGCGCCACGTTCTTCATCCGTTCGGTGTCACCAACGGAGGTACCGCCATACTTCTGGACGATCAGTGCCACGGGGCCCGTGACCTCCCTGTTCGGTCGCGCGGAGCTATACGAGCCCCGCTCCCGGGTGTAAAGGCCCGGGGCCGAAGTCGACCGACTACACACCCCTTGGAGCCCCGAATGTCGCGCCCCCGCATCCTCATCGACGGTGACACCCTGACGCTGGAGGAGATCCTCCAGGTCGCCCGGAACGAGGCCACCGTGGAGCTGGCCCCCGACGCCGCCGCCCGTGTGCGGGCCTCGCGCGCACTCGTGGACCGGGTGGCCGCCGGAGACACGCCTTCGTACGGCATCAACACCGGCTTCGGCACCCTGGCCGAGGTCCGCATCGACAAGAAGGACCTGCGCGACCTGCAGCGCAACCTCATCCTCTCCCACGCCTGTGGCGTGGGCACGCCCCTGCCCCTCCCGGAGGCCCGGGCCCTGCTGCTCCTGCGTTGCAACGTGCTCGCCAAGGGCTACTCCGGCATCCGCCCGGAGACGCTCGCCCTGGCGCTGGAGATGCTCAACCGGGACGTGGTGCCCGTCGTCCCCGAGCGCGGCAGCGTGGGCGCGTCCGGCGACCTGGCGCCCCTGGCCCACCTGGCGCTGGTCTTCATCGGCGAGGGCGAGGCCTACCACCAGGGCCAGCGGCTCCCGGCGCGGCAGGCCCTGGAGCGCGCCGGCCTCCAGCCCGTCGTCCTCGAGGCCAAGGAGGGCCTGGCGCTCGTCAACGGCACCCAGGCCATGTGCGCCGTGGGCACCCTGCTCCAGCTGCGCGCCGAGTCGCTCTCCGAGCTGGCCGACGTCGCCGGCTCCATGACGCTGGAGGGCCTGCTCGGCAGCCACAAGCCGTTCATCCCGGAGATCCACGACGTGCGCGCCCATCCGGGCCAGAAGGCGTGCGCGGCGCACCTGCGACGCATCCTCGCGGGCAGCGAGCTGGTGGAGACGCACGTCAACTGCAGCAAGGTGCAGGACCCCTACTCGCTGCGCTGCATGCCGCAGGTGCACGGCGCCGCGCGCGACGGCCTGGCCTTCGCCCGCCGCGTCCTGGAGGTGGAGGTCAACAGCGCCACGGACAACCCGCTGGTCTTCACGGAGAGCGAGCGCATCGTCTCCGGCGGCAACTTCCACGGCCAGCCCATCTCCCTGGCCATGGACGTGGTGGCGATGGCGCTCACCCAGCTGTCCTCCATCAGCGAGCGCCGCGTGGAGCAGCTGGTGAACCCGGCCCTGTCGGGCCTGCCGGCGTTCCTGGCGAAGAACTCCGGCCTCAACTCCGGCTTCATGATCGCCCAGGTGACGAGCGCGGCGCTGGTGGCCGAGTCGCGCGTGCTCAGCCACCCCGCGTCGGTCGATTCGATTCCGTCGTCCGCGGGCCGCGAGGACCACGTGTCCATGGGCATGACGGCGGCGCTCAAGGGCCGTCAGGTGAGTGACTTCACCCGGTCGTGCATCGCCATCGAGATCCTCGTCGCGGCGCAGGCGCTGGACTTCCGTCTGCCGGTGAAGCCCGGCCGGGGCGCCCTGGCCGCCTACGAGCTGGTGCGCTCCAAGGTCCCCCACATGGACCGCGACCGCGAGCTGCACAAGGACATCGAGGCGGTCAGCCAGCTCATCGACTCGGGCGAGCTGCTGGCGGCAGTGCGTTCCGCCACCGCGGCCTGAGCGCGTCCCTCCCCCCTGAACGAACGACGGCCCGCCCCGGAATCCCTTTCCGGAGGCGGGCCATCACGTCTTCAGCGGAAGGTGACGCCTAGCGGGCCATACATGCCCACGAGTAGCTCAGCGAGTACTCCGTCACGACGCCCCAACGCGCCCAGATGCCACAGTCACAGCCGCGGGTCCCCACCAGCGTCGTGTACGTCGCGTCGCTGTAGTACTCGAACTCGTATCCCTGGCCCTGGCAGTTGGGCGCGTCGTCCTCGCGCGACATGAGTTCGGAGTCCTCGACGGCCTCCCCTGGCTGCGCGCCACCACAGCCGGCCAGCATCAGCGTCATCAGCACACCGCCAACGAAACGTCCTGCTCGCATGTGTGTCTCCTCGCGTTGCTCAACGGGCATACAGCCACCCGAGCTTAGCATAATTGACACACAATTCACGATTTACTGATTGAGATATCGCTATCGAGCCCGCCAGCGGCGGCGTTCGCCGGGCCTGGCGGGCTCGACTCCGACTCGCCCCGAGCGCGCGGCTCAGGGGTAGCGCGGCACGGAGGGCTCCGGCTCGGGGAGCGGGATGAACTCCGTCTCGCTGGGGACCTTGCCGATGCGGCCCGCCTTCCAATCCTCCTTCGCCTGCTCGATGCGCTCCTTCGAGCTGGAGACGAAGTTCCACCAGATGTGGCGGGGGCCATCCATGGGCTCGCCGCCGAACATCAACATGCGCGCCCGGCCGGCGCCCGCCCCCCGCGCGACGACGTCCACGCCGGGCCGCAGCACGAGCATCTGCCCGGCGCCGAAGCTCTCGCCGCCCACGTCGACCATGCCCTCGGCGACGAAGATGGCGCGCTCGTCGAACTGCCTGGGCATGGGGACCTTGGCGCCCACATCGAGCCTGACGTCCGCGTAGAAGAGCTCCGACTGGGTGCGCACCGGCGAGCGCTCACCGAACAGTCCGCCCGCGATGAGCCGCAGGTCCACGCCCTGGTCCTGGATGACGGGCAGCGCCTCCACCGGCGTGTGGTCGAACGAGGGCGCGTCCTCCTCGTGCTTGCCGGGCAGGGCCACCCAGAACTGCATCCCGAACAGCCGGTTGCCGGCGACGCGGGCCTCCTGGGGCGTGCGCTCGGAGTGGACGATGCCGCGCCCCGCCACCATCCAGTTCACCGCGCCGGGCCGGATGACCTGCACCTTCCCGAGCGAGTCGCGGTGGAGGATCTCCCCCTCGAAGAGGTAGGTCACCGTGGCCAGGCCGATGTGGGGGTGGGGACGGACATCGAGCCCCTTGCCCGCCCGGAGGACCGCGGGCCCCATCTGGTCCAGGAAGATGAAGGGCCCCACCATCCTGCGCCGCGACGACGGCAGCGCCCGCCGCACCTCGAAGCCATCTCCCAGGTCCCGCGTGCGCGGCACGATGACGGTTTCCAGCGCGGAGCCGGGCTCCGCGTCGACATAGGGTTCCTCGGGCATCTGCCAGGCCATCCGCTCACGCTCCTCCGGCGCAATCTCCTGCGTCGCCCGTCATCGGGCACGTCCGGACCCACCGGCCGCTCCCGAGCCTGCCCCGCCCCGACGCGCGAGGCGAGCGAGAAGACGCCGTCCCGCGTCAAGAGCCCATTGCATTCCCTTGCATGACGGACCCGTGGTCCGTTTGGATTTACAGCCCGTGGCAAGCAGCGCAGGATTCGGGCGCCCTTGCCCTGCCCTTCTCTCCAGACAAACAACCGCGGCGAGGTCCGTTCACCCCTGGAGATCCGTCTTGAGCAAGACCATCCGAGTCAGATCGGCCATCCCGAAAGCACTCCTCCGCGCGCTGTGGCTGGTGACCCTCACGGTGAGCCCCGCCGCGGCGGCGGAGCAGTTCCCCCTCTTCGAGAGCGGACAGGTGCGCCCGCTCGCGCTCTCACCCGACGGCAGGCTGCTCTTCGCCGTCAATACGCCAGACAACCGTCTTGAAATCTTTCGCACCGGCAACAATGGCCTGACACACCAAGGCTCCGTGCCGGTGGGGTTGGAGCCCGTCGCCGTCGCCGCGCGCACGAATGACGAGGTCTGGGTGGTCAACCACCTGTCCGACAGTGTGAGCATCGTCCGCGTCGACGCGGACGGGCGTGGCGGCGTGGTGGGCCGGACGCTGCTGGTGGGCGACGAGCCCCGGGACATCGTCTTCGCGGGGAGCGGGCGCCGGCGGGCGTTCATCACCGCGGCGCACCGTGGCCAGAACGCGCCGTTCGACCCACAGCTCACCACGCCGGGCATCGGGCGCGCGGACGTCTGGGTCTTCGACGCGGACCAGCTCGGCGCGTCACTGGGCGGCGCGCCGCTGACCGTCCTCACCTTCTTCGCGGACACGCCCCGGGCGCTGGCGGTGACGCCGGACGGCGCGCGCGTCTACGCGGCGGCGTTCCACTCCGGCAACCGCACCACGGTGCTCAACGAGGCCGCCGTGCCGAACGGTGGCGAGGCCGCGGGCGGCGTGCCCGGGCCGAACACGAACGCGGCGGGCGTGCCCATGCCGGAGGTCTCCGTCCTCGTGAAGCACAACGGCCAGGACTGGGTGGACGTGCTGAACCGCCCCTGGACGTCGAAGGTGAAGTTCACGCTGCCGGACAAGGACGTCTTCGCCATCGACGCGACCGCCAACCCGCCGCGCGCGGCCACCGGCCCGGGCAGCGTGTACACCGGCGTGGGCACCATCCTCTTCAACATGGCCGTCAACCCGGTCAGCGGGAAGGTGTACGTCACCAACACGGAGGCCCGGAACGACCTGCGCTTCGAGGGCCCGGGCGTCTTCGCGGGCAAGAGCCTGCGTGGCCACCTGCACGAGAGCCGCATCACCGTGCTGGGCGCCTCCGGCGCGACGCCGCGTCACCTGAACAAGCACATCGACTACGGCATCTGCTGCGCGCCCACGCCCAACCCGGAGAGCGAGAGGAGCCTCGCCCAGCCCCTGGGCCTGGCGGTGACGTCCGACGGCGCCACGCTCTATGTCGCCGCGTTCGGCTCGTCGAAGCTGGGCGTCTTCTCCACGGCCGCGCTCGAGGCGGACACGTTCGTGCCGAGCACCGCGAACCACATCGAGCTGACGGGTGGCGGTCCCACGGGCGTGGTGCTGGACGAGGCCCGCCGGCGGCTCTACGTGCTGACCCGGTTCGACAACGGCATCTCCGTGGTGAACACGAGCACGCGCCAGGAGATTGGCCACGTGCGGCTGTTCAACCCGGAGCCGACGAGCGTGGTGGAGGGCCGGCCCTTCCTGTACGACGCGAGGACCAGCTCCAGCCACGGCGACTCGTCCTGCGGCAGCTGTCACATCTTCGGCGACTTCGACAGCCTGTCGTGGGACCTGGGCAACCCGGACGGCGCGGTGAAGGCCAACCCCAGCCCGGTGGTCCCCATCCTGCCGGAGTTCGGCGACGACCCGACCTTCGGACAGAACACCGCCTTCCACCCGATGAAGGGCCCCCTGACGACGCAGAGCCTGCGCGGCATGGCCAACCACGGCCCCATGCACTGGCGTGGCGATCGCAACGGCGGCTTCACCTCGGTGAGCGCCCAGCCCGACACCGGCTCCTATGACGAGGCGGCGGCCTTCAAGCAGTTCAACCCCGCGTTCCAGGACCTGCTGGGCCGCAGCTCGCAGCTCACGCCCCAGGAGCTCCAGAAGTTCACCGACTTCGCGCTCCAGATCATGTACC from Myxococcus stipitatus encodes:
- a CDS encoding ComEA family DNA-binding protein — protein: MAGRTAALAVVALGVMGLGAVARWRWPDAAPALDCPPEAVRLDSEGVATCGEGVAPTGAQALALGHRLDLNVATEKELALLSGVGPSLARRLVEARDAAGGFSTWEQVDAVAGVGAAKLKTLQAATVLGSSPDAGGVW
- a CDS encoding aspartate kinase; protein product: MALIVQKYGGTSVGDTERMKNVARRCLAAQRAGNDVVVVVSAMSGETNRLLKLVAQITDRPDEREQDVVVATGEQVSIGLVAMAIQAQGGKATSFLGHQVRIVTDSTFSKARIKSIDAQPIRAALARGHIVVVAGFQGVDDEGSVTTLGRGGSDTTAVAVAAALQADACEIYTDVDGVYTTDPNMVPAARKLDRITYEEMLELASVGAKVLQIRSVEFAMKYKVPLWVKSSFTSDPGTLVCEEDKSMEDVLVRGVAYDRNEAKITVCGVPDVPGIAAKIFGPLDEKHIVVDLIVQNPSRDGRTDLTFTVGKTDFLKAQEVVRQVARDIQATGIETDDNVAKVSIVGVGMRNHSGVAARMFMALSAEGINIQIISTSEIKVSCLVHSKYTELAVRALHTAFGLDQPLPPEGAATVSEAAALKGEKV
- the hutH gene encoding histidine ammonia-lyase — translated: MSRPRILIDGDTLTLEEILQVARNEATVELAPDAAARVRASRALVDRVAAGDTPSYGINTGFGTLAEVRIDKKDLRDLQRNLILSHACGVGTPLPLPEARALLLLRCNVLAKGYSGIRPETLALALEMLNRDVVPVVPERGSVGASGDLAPLAHLALVFIGEGEAYHQGQRLPARQALERAGLQPVVLEAKEGLALVNGTQAMCAVGTLLQLRAESLSELADVAGSMTLEGLLGSHKPFIPEIHDVRAHPGQKACAAHLRRILAGSELVETHVNCSKVQDPYSLRCMPQVHGAARDGLAFARRVLEVEVNSATDNPLVFTESERIVSGGNFHGQPISLAMDVVAMALTQLSSISERRVEQLVNPALSGLPAFLAKNSGLNSGFMIAQVTSAALVAESRVLSHPASVDSIPSSAGREDHVSMGMTAALKGRQVSDFTRSCIAIEILVAAQALDFRLPVKPGRGALAAYELVRSKVPHMDRDRELHKDIEAVSQLIDSGELLAAVRSATAA
- a CDS encoding pirin family protein, whose protein sequence is MAWQMPEEPYVDAEPGSALETVIVPRTRDLGDGFEVRRALPSSRRRMVGPFIFLDQMGPAVLRAGKGLDVRPHPHIGLATVTYLFEGEILHRDSLGKVQVIRPGAVNWMVAGRGIVHSERTPQEARVAGNRLFGMQFWVALPGKHEEDAPSFDHTPVEALPVIQDQGVDLRLIAGGLFGERSPVRTQSELFYADVRLDVGAKVPMPRQFDERAIFVAEGMVDVGGESFGAGQMLVLRPGVDVVARGAGAGRARMLMFGGEPMDGPRHIWWNFVSSSKERIEQAKEDWKAGRIGKVPSETEFIPLPEPEPSVPRYP
- a CDS encoding YncE family protein — protein: MWLVTLTVSPAAAAEQFPLFESGQVRPLALSPDGRLLFAVNTPDNRLEIFRTGNNGLTHQGSVPVGLEPVAVAARTNDEVWVVNHLSDSVSIVRVDADGRGGVVGRTLLVGDEPRDIVFAGSGRRRAFITAAHRGQNAPFDPQLTTPGIGRADVWVFDADQLGASLGGAPLTVLTFFADTPRALAVTPDGARVYAAAFHSGNRTTVLNEAAVPNGGEAAGGVPGPNTNAAGVPMPEVSVLVKHNGQDWVDVLNRPWTSKVKFTLPDKDVFAIDATANPPRAATGPGSVYTGVGTILFNMAVNPVSGKVYVTNTEARNDLRFEGPGVFAGKSLRGHLHESRITVLGASGATPRHLNKHIDYGICCAPTPNPESERSLAQPLGLAVTSDGATLYVAAFGSSKLGVFSTAALEADTFVPSTANHIELTGGGPTGVVLDEARRRLYVLTRFDNGISVVNTSTRQEIGHVRLFNPEPTSVVEGRPFLYDARTSSSHGDSSCGSCHIFGDFDSLSWDLGNPDGAVKANPSPVVPILPEFGDDPTFGQNTAFHPMKGPLTTQSLRGMANHGPMHWRGDRNGGFTSVSAQPDTGSYDEAAAFKQFNPAFQDLLGRSSQLTPQELQKFTDFALQIMYPPNPIRRLDNSLTASQQAGKDFFHGTMTFFHGPCGSCHVLNENANPGEGIRKGFFGTDGRSSFDVTTQFPKVPHLRNAYQKVGMFGAPFASGKAPEDPFLGDQVRGFGFNSDGSIPTLLHFIHGFDFDPILNPVGIPLTPEGAQRKLDMEQYMLVFESNFAPIVGQQVTLTASNSAVAAPRIDLLVARANVGECDVVAKGRLGATDVGFLYVGNGRFTADRSGLPPISTANLRGATLASNGQLTFTCVPPGSGTRIGIDRDADGILDGDE